In Sphingobacterium sp. SRCM116780, the genomic stretch TTCCTAGCTTATTTTCTTTCTTACCTGCAGAAAAACCAGCTGTACCTTTTTCTATAATAAAAGCGGTTACCCCCTTTTTATCTCCCTTTTCTCCTGTACGCGCCAATACAACCGCAACATCACAGCTAATCGCATGGGTAATAAAATTCTTAGATCCATTTAGCACGAAATAATCACCATCCCGAACGGCTACTGTAGACAAACCTCCAGCATCAGATCCTGAACCTGTTTCAGTTAATCCCCATGCACCTATCCATTCTGCTGTTGCTAATTTTGGTAAATATTTCTGTTTTTGGTTTTCGTTTGCAAAACTCAATATATGATTTGTACACAATGAATTATGTGCTGCTACCGAAAGTCCTATAGAACCACATACTTTTGAAATTTCATCTAAAATAGTGATGTACTCTTGATATCCAAAACCAGACCCTCCATATTGTTCGGGCACAATAATACCCATAAAGCCATGCTCACCTAATTTCTTAAATAAAGGAACTGGAAAAGTTTGAGATTCATCCCACTCCATAATGTAAGGACGAATATGAGTTTCCGCAAAGTCTCTTGCACTTTGGCGAATCATCATCATTTGTTGTTCATTTTCAATAAACATAAAAATGTTATTTTAATTTATAATTGGAATTCTGTTATTTACAAAAATAACAAAATTATAATATCTTTTTTTAGACATACTCAAAATATAATGTTAAATTTATCTCATATTATTAAATTCTAAATTTAACATGCTTTAAAATCCAATTATAACAATGAACGCATTAATTGTAGAGTTAGAAAAAAAAAGAGAACAGCTTCGATTAGGAGGCGGTGAAAATAAAATTAAAAAACTAAAAGAGAAGGGAAAACTAACCGCCTGGGAGCGAATAGAATATCTTTTAGATCCTCAAAAAGAATATATTGAAATTGGTCAGTTTGCTGGCGAAAACATGTATCCCGAAGAGGGAGGCTGTCCCAATGCAGGAGTTGTATGTGTACTCGGTTATGTTAAAGATGAATTATGTGTAATTGTTTCTAATGATGCAACTGTGAAAGCAGGCGCATGGTTTCCGATCAGCTGTAAGAAAAATCTGCGTGCACAGGAAATTGCAATGGAAAATAAAATTCCAATTATCTATTTGGTGGACTCTGCTGGGGTGTTTTTACCGATGCAGGATCAAATCTTTCCAGATAAAGAACATTTTGGTCGTATTTTTAGAAACAACGCTAAAATGTCTTCTATGGGCATCCCACAAATCGCTGCCATCATGGGCAGTTGTGTCGCGGGTGGTGCTTATTTACCCATCATGTCCGACTATGCTTTTATTGTAGAAGGTACAGGTTCGGTATTCCTTGCTGGTCCTTATTTAGTAAAATCTGCGATTGGGGAAACCGTAGATGCAGAAACATTAGGTGGTGCAAGTACACATTCTGTCATCTCAGGTGTAACGGATAATAAATTTCCTGATGAAGCAAGTTGCTTAGACGCTATCAAAGGCGTTATGGATAAGCTTGGTGCTCACCCTAAAGCAGGTTTCAACAGAAAAGAAGCTAAATTACCGATATGTAAAAGCGAAGAAATAGCGGATATTCTACCCTTAGATAGAACAAAACCCTATTCCATGCATACGCTATTAGATGCGTTGCTTGATGAAGGAAGTTTTGAAGAATATAAAAAAGACTATGGAAAAACAATTGTCTGCGGCTTAGCTCGTATAGATGGATGGGCAGTAGGCATTGTTGCCAACCAGAGAGAGATTGTAAAAGCTAAGAAACCTGCAGGTGCGATAGAGATGCAGATGGGTGGTGTGATCTACAGTGATTCAGCGGACAAAGCTGCTCGTTTTATTATGAACTGCAACCAACAACTCATTCCGCTTGTTTTTTTACAGGATGTGACGGGCTTTATGGTCGGTAGCCGATCGGAACAAGGGGGAATCATAAAAGATGGCGCTAAAATGGTGAATGCGATGGCAAATTCTGTTGTTCCTAAATTCACTTTTATTATTGGTAATAGTTACGGAGCGGGCAATTATGCGATGTGTGGTAAAGCCTACGACCCTAGATTAATCTATGCATGGCCTACAGCTCAAATGGCTGTCATGAGTGGTGCTGCGGCTGGTAATACCCTATTGCAGATTCAAGAGTCAGCATTGAAGTCCAAAGGGGTAAACATTTCTGAAGAAGAAAAGAACTCTTTACTGAATACTATTAAGCAACGTTATCAAGAGCAGTTAAGTCCTTATTATGCTGCTTCACGTATCTGGGTAGATGGTGTCATCAGACCTGATGAAACCAGAAAAGTAATCAGCTTGGGTATTGAAGCTGCTAATCACAATCCGATAACGGAACGGTATAATGTAGGTGTTATCCAAACTTAATACGCTGATCATAACAGATGATCTCGAAACACTTGACTACAAAAAAAATAATAAAGCCCAGGTTCTAAAAAAACTGGGCTTTATTATTTGTCTACTATAGCTAGAGAGCTTTTACTTGTTATTCATCTGCATATGGATCCAAAAGTCCAATGACTTCGGATCTTTCAAGACATCTAGACTCACGGCTTTTTCAACAGGGGTTCCCATCATAATTTTCTTTACGGGAATTTCTAATTTTTTACCACTCATGGTATAAGGAATAGCGGGTACAGCCACGATCTCATCTGGAACATGCCGAGGGCTATAGCTTTTTCTTAGCTTCAACTTAATCTGAGCTTGAAGATCGTCTGATAACTCCACTCCTGGCTTCATTTGCACATATAAAGGCATCTTTGAGGTGCCGTCTTCATGATCAAGACAGATAATCAAACTATCTTCCACTTCCTCAAATGTATTCAACACGTTATATATTTCAGCTGTTCCAATACGGACACCTCCCCGATTCAAAGTCGCATCAGAGCGACCATATACAACAATACCATCATGTTCCGTAAACTTGATCCAATCCCCATGACACCACAGTCCAGGATACTTTTCAAAATAACTTGCCTGGTATTGTCGATTATCATGGTCATTCCAAAAATACAACGGCATAGAAGGCATCGGCAGCTCAATAACCAGTTCGCCTACCTCATTCTTTACGGATTCGCCATTTTCATTATAAGCGGCAATTTTTGAGCCTAGTGTTAAACATTGGATTTCTCCAGCATACACGGGTAGTAAAGGGTTTCCCGATAAAAATGCACTACAAACATCTGTTCCTCCGCTTAACGAAACAATTTGTGAGGAAGGAAATTGTTTTTGCAGCCATTCAAAAGTTTGAGGAGGTAATGGAGAACCTGTAGATCCAATTGTTTTCGGTTGAAATCTCGGTTGATCTAATGTCAGGTGTTGATTGGCAATATA encodes the following:
- a CDS encoding acyl-CoA dehydrogenase family protein, with amino-acid sequence MFIENEQQMMMIRQSARDFAETHIRPYIMEWDESQTFPVPLFKKLGEHGFMGIIVPEQYGGSGFGYQEYITILDEISKVCGSIGLSVAAHNSLCTNHILSFANENQKQKYLPKLATAEWIGAWGLTETGSGSDAGGLSTVAVRDGDYFVLNGSKNFITHAISCDVAVVLARTGEKGDKKGVTAFIIEKGTAGFSAGKKENKLGMRASETACLFFDNCRVHQDQMVGEEGQGFVQALKLLDGGRISIAALSLGIARGAYECALKYANEREQFNQKIFDFQAVGFKLAEMATEIQAAELLTRQAGYMKDRGERISKIGAMAKLYASEAAVSVSNESVQIFGGYGFTKDYPAEKFFRDAKLCTIGEGTSSIQKMVISREIQKDA
- a CDS encoding acyl-CoA carboxylase subunit beta; its protein translation is MNALIVELEKKREQLRLGGGENKIKKLKEKGKLTAWERIEYLLDPQKEYIEIGQFAGENMYPEEGGCPNAGVVCVLGYVKDELCVIVSNDATVKAGAWFPISCKKNLRAQEIAMENKIPIIYLVDSAGVFLPMQDQIFPDKEHFGRIFRNNAKMSSMGIPQIAAIMGSCVAGGAYLPIMSDYAFIVEGTGSVFLAGPYLVKSAIGETVDAETLGGASTHSVISGVTDNKFPDEASCLDAIKGVMDKLGAHPKAGFNRKEAKLPICKSEEIADILPLDRTKPYSMHTLLDALLDEGSFEEYKKDYGKTIVCGLARIDGWAVGIVANQREIVKAKKPAGAIEMQMGGVIYSDSADKAARFIMNCNQQLIPLVFLQDVTGFMVGSRSEQGGIIKDGAKMVNAMANSVVPKFTFIIGNSYGAGNYAMCGKAYDPRLIYAWPTAQMAVMSGAAAGNTLLQIQESALKSKGVNISEEEKNSLLNTIKQRYQEQLSPYYAASRIWVDGVIRPDETRKVISLGIEAANHNPITERYNVGVIQT